One genomic window of Monodelphis domestica isolate mMonDom1 chromosome 1, mMonDom1.pri, whole genome shotgun sequence includes the following:
- the CDC25B gene encoding LOW QUALITY PROTEIN: M-phase inducer phosphatase 2 (The sequence of the model RefSeq protein was modified relative to this genomic sequence to represent the inferred CDS: inserted 1 base in 1 codon) translates to SSLLTGAPLAFCRFQEALREAGHIPEERLPIRRFQSLPMKLLGSSPALRNITNSRALDVARKSEGDIQLDLGSREDKENEGFIFKMPSRPAGHSQAAAAKWASRREAFAQRPNSAPDLMCFSPGQKAGGLAPLPLRRSSLLSTPGSAGDVSDDGDDGFMDILDDELKSEDEVPPGMASLLSAPLVKKEEEGQEQCLVMHSKCRRLFRSPSMPXHVPRPILKRLERPRDKDTPVKNKRRKSVTAAPEKEERSRPPPSLPSPQKPRLLRSKSLCHDEIETILDNDPRELIGDYSKAFLLQTIDGHHQDLKYISPETMVAVLMGKFNNIVEKCVVLDCRYPYEFEGGHIKGAVNLPLEQDAESFLLNSPLVPVSADKRIILIFHCEFSSERGPRMCRFIRERDRGANDYPSLYYPEMYILKGGYKDFFPQYPAFCEPQDYRPMNHEDFKEDFKRFRLKSRTWSGERSKREMYSRLKDF, encoded by the exons TCCTCCCTCCTCACGGGCGCTCCTCTTGCGTTCTGCAGGTTCCAGGAGGCCCTCCGGGAGGCCGGACACATCCCAGA GGAGCGGCTGCCCATCCGGCGCTTCCAGTCTTTGCCC ATGAAGCTGCTGGGCTCCAGCCCGGCCCTGAGGAACATCACCAACTCGCGGGCGCTGGACGTGGCCCGAAAGAGCGAGGGGGACATCCAGCTGGACTTGGGGAGCCGAGAGGACAAGGAGAAC GAGGGGTTCATCTTCAAGATGCCCTCCAGACCGGCGGGGCACAGCCAGGCGGCCGCCGCCAAGTGGGCCAGCCGGAGGGAGGCTTTTGCCCAGAGGCCGAACTCAGCCCCGGATCTGATG TGCTTCTCTCCGGGGCAGAAGGCGGGCGGCCTGGCCCCGCTGCCCCTGCGCCGCTCCTCCCTGCTCTCCACGCCCGGCAGCGCGGGGGACGTCAGCGACGACGGGGACGACGGCTTCATGGACATCCTGGACGACGAGCTGAAG AGCGAGGATGAGGTCCCCCCCGGCATGGCGAGCCTCCTCAGCGCCCCGCTGgtcaagaaggaagaggagggccAGGAGCAG TGTCTGGTCATGCACAGCAAGTGCCGGAGGCTGTTCCGCTCCCCCTCCATGC AGCACGTCCCTCGGCCCATCCTGAAGCGGCTCGAGCGGCCCCGCGACAAGGACACGCCGGTCAAGAACAAGCGCAGGAAGAGCGTCACGGCGGCGCccgagaaggaggagaggagccG GCCGCCACCGTCCCTTCCCTCCCCGCAGAAGCCCCGCCTCCTCCGCTCCAAGTCTCTGTGCCACGACGAGATCGAGACCATCCTGGACAACGACCCGCGCGAGCTCATCGGCGACTACTCCAAG GCCTTCCTCCTGCAGACCATCGATGGACACCACCAAGACCTTAAGTACATCTCCCCAGAGACG ATGGTGGCCGTGTTAATGGGGAAGTTCAACAATATCGTGGAGAAATGCGTCGTCCTGGACTGCAGATACCCGTACGAGTTTGAGGGGGGCCACATCAAG GGCGCCGTGAACCTCCCTTTGGAGCAAGACGCCGAGAGCTTCCTGCTGAACAGCCCCCTCGTCCCCGTCAGCGCCGACAAGAGGATCATCCTGATCTTCCACTGTGAATTCTCCTCGGAGCGAGGGCCCCGCAT GTGCCGCTTCATCCGAGAGAGGGACCGAGGCGCCAACGACTACCCGAGTCTCTACTACCCCGAGATGTACATCCTCAAAGGAGGCTACAAGGACTTCTTCCCGCAGTACCCG GCCTTCTGTGAGCCGCAGGACTACCGGCCCATGAACCACGAAGACTTCAAGGAAGACTTCAAGAGATTCCGTCTGAAGAGCCGCACCTGGTCCGGAGAGCGCAGCAAGCGGGAGATGTACAGCCGCCTGAAGGACTTCTGA